The genomic stretch CACGCCGGTGCCCGCAGGCAACGAGGTGCACGGGCTCGGCGAGCTGCGCCGCCTCGGCGCGTGCTGCGAGCTGGTCGATTGGGAGATGCGCTCGATCGGCGGCGACCCGTTCAACATGACGGTCGCCGGCCTGCGCCTCTCGCGCCGCGCGAACGCCGTGTCGAAGCTGCACGCCGAAGTCTCGCGCGAGATGTGGCGCGAGGTCGAGGACGCGAGCGGCATCATCCCGATCACCAACGGCGTCCACTGCGGCACCTGGCAGGAGGCGACGATCCGCGCCGCCGCCGCCGATCCCGCGGCGCTGTGGAAGGCACACACGGCGCTCAAGCAGGAGCTGCTCGACACGGTCGCCGGCCGCACCGGCGTGCGCTTCGACCCGAACGTCCTGACGATCGGCTTCGCGCGACGGGCCGCCTCGTACAAGCGCAGCGACCTCCTCTTCCGCGACCCCGCCCGCATCGAGCCGCTCCTGCACGGCGGCAAGCTCCAGCTCGTGTACGCCGGCAAGGGCCATCCCGACGACGACGCCGGCCGGCGCATCATCGGCACGCTCGTGCGCATGTCGCAGCGCTTCCCCGAGAGCGTGGTCTTCGTCCCCGACTACGAGATGGCGCTCGGGCGCGCGCTCACGCGCGGCGCCGACGTCTGGCTCAACAACCCGGTGCGGCCGCTCGAGGCCTGCGGCACGTCCGGCATGAAGGCGGCCATGAACGGCGTCCCGAACCTCTCGGTGCTCGACGGGTGGTGGCCGGAGGCCTGCGAGCACGGGGTCAACGGCTGGGCCATCGGCGACGAGACGTCGGGCCATCCCGACCAGGATCAGCGCGACGCCGAGGCGCTCTACACGGTCCTCGAGCGAGACGTCCTGCCTGCCTATGCGGATCGCGACCGCTGGACCCGCATCATGCAGGCGAGCATCGCATCGACCGAGGAGGCCTTCTCGTCGGACCGGATGCTGCGCGACTACTTCGCGCAGCTCTACGCGCGCTGAAGCCCCTCGCGCAGGGCCGGCACGCGCACCACCACGCGGCTCCCCGCCCCCGGCACGCTGTCGACGGCGATCGTGCCGCCCATGGCGGCGACGAGGCGCCGCGTGATCGCGAGTCCGAGCCCCGTACCGCGCACGCCGTGCGCCGGCACCCCGGGCGGCGCGGCGAACGGCTCGAACAGTCGCGCCCGCTGCGCTTCGCCGAAGCCGGGACCCGTGTCGACCACCGCGAGCTCCAGCACCGTCGGGGCCGACGGCGGCTCGCACGCGAGCGCGGCATGGACCGTCACGCCGCCCTGCACGGTGAAGCGCAGCGCGTTCTGGACCAGGTTCACCAGCACCTGGCGCAGGCGATTCGGATCACCCAGCAGACCGACGCACGCGGCCGGATCGCACGTGGTGCGCAGGGTGAGGCCCGCACGGTCCGCCGCCTGACCGCAGAGGAGCGCGACGTCGCGCAGGAGGGCGGCGACGTCGAGCCGCCGCGTCTCGATGCGCAGCCGGCCCGCGTCGAGCATCGCCGTATCGAGCGTGTCACTCGCGACCCCGAGCGCGGCATCGAGCCCGCGCGCGAGCACCGCCACCCAGGGGCGCGCCGCCTCCGGCAGCTCGACGCCCGTGAGCGCGTCGAGCGCGCCCGCCATCGCGTGCAGCGGATTGCGGATCTCGTGCGCGATCATCGCGAGCTGCGCGGCGTGCGGCGCCGCCTCACCGTCGCTGCCGGGCACGACGTGCGGCTCGCGGCCGAGGTAGTACGCGACGCCGACGAACTCCTGCGCGCGCCCGTCGGGCGCGCGCAGCAGGCGCATGATCCCCTGCACCCAGCGCCAGCCCTGGGTCGCGTGGGCGAGCCGGTAGACGAGGTCGACCGTGCCGCCGGCCTCGAGACGCGCCGACAGGGCCCCGAGCGCCCCGCCGTCGTCGGGATGCACGCGATCCCACCAGAAGCGCGGATCGCCGACGTACTGGGCGGGCGTCCAGCCGGTGAGCGGGAAGACGCTCGGGCTGATGTATCGCACCGCGAACGGCGGCTCCGGGGCGGCGACGAAGATCGCGGCCGGCAATGCCTCGAGGATGGCGTCAAACCGCTGCCAGTCCGTCTGCATGCCCTCGAGCCGGTCCTGCGCCCGATCGAGGAGGTCACGCAGCAGCTCGAGCCGATCCATGACGCTCGGGTCCTAGCGCCGGCCGCGGCGGCGGACAAGCCGAAACTCAGGACGGCGCAAGCTCGGCGGCCACCGCCTCGAGCTGCTCCAGGTAATGGGCGAGGCTGCGGTGACGGAAGCGGCAGTTCAGCACCGTCGTCCCGAGCGCGCGGTGGCGCTCCGCGAGGTCGCACAGCTGGCGGCGCTCGGCGGGATCGACGGGATCCAGCACCGCTTCCAGCGGCAGCACCAGCTCGAGCGGGCGCACCCGCCGCTGCCACGCCGCGGTGTCGCGGGCACGGGCGAGGAGCGTCGCCAGGGCGTCGAGCCCGAGCCCGAACGGGTCCCAGCCGTCGGCCAGCTCGACCGCACGCCGCAGCGAACGCGCACTGCGTCCGCCCACCCAGATGGGCACCTCGGACTGCACGCCGCACGGCTCGACCACCACCTCGCCGAAGCGATGATGAGGCCCGACGTATGCCGGCTCGCGGCGTCCGAACGCCGCCCGCAGCGCCCGCAGCCCATCGACGAAGCGCGGACCGCGGTCGTCGAACGGCGCACCGAGGAGCGCGAACTCCTCCGCCAGCGTGCCGACGCCGACCCCGAGCACGAGCCGCCCGCCGCACAGCCGGTCGAGCGTGCCGTAGCGCTTCGCGATCGCGAGCGGGTGGTGGTAGCCGAGCACCAGCACGTGGGTGACGAAGCGGACGCGTGTCGTCACCGCGGCGAGGAACCCGAACGTCGCCAGCGGGTCCCAGTAGCACGCGCCGCGCGTGGCGACGGCGCTCCGCGGCACCGCGACGTGCTCGCTGCACGTCAGGTGGTGGTAGCCGAGGTGGTCGGCGGCGACGGCGATCGCGCGCAGGTCCTCCGGCCCGGCGTCGGCGGTCCACGCGGCGTCGCGCGTGGGATGCCGGGTCACGATCGGCGTCACGAGCCCGAGCCGCATGCCGCGCCAAGTAGCATCCCGGCGGCGACGGGTGGTAGACCGCGCGGCGTGGATTTCGCCTGGTCGGCCGCGGACGACGCCTTCCGCGCGACGTTGCGCACCTGGCTCGCGGCCAACGCGCCGGCGCGCGCCGAGCGAGTGCCACACGACGACGCGTCCATGGCCGAGGAGGTCCTGTTCCTGCGCGATTGGCAGCGCCGGCTGCACGCCGCCGGCTACGTCGGCCTGCTGTGGCCGCGCGCGTACGGCGGCCAGGACGCCCCGCCGGCACGCCAGGCGATCCTCAACGAGGAGCTCGCCGCCGTCCGCGCTCCGCAGCTCCTGAACCGCGTCGGCATCAACAACGCCGGGCCGACGCTCATCGCCTACGGCACCGAGGCGCAGAAGGCGCGCTGGCTGCCGCCGATCCTCTCCGCCGACGAGGTGTGGTGCCAGCTCTTCAGCGAGCCCGGCGCCGGCAGCGACCTCGCCGCGCTGCGCACGCGCGCCGAGCGCGAGGGCGACGGCTGGCGCCTCACCGGCCAGAAGGTGTGGACGAGCTGGGCGCAATACTCGCGCTGGGGCATCCTCCTCGCGCGCACGGATGCGAGCGCCGCCAAGCATCGCGGCATCGGCTACTTCGTCCTCGACATGACCGCGCCCGGGATCACCATCCGGCCGCTGCGCCAGATCACCGGCTCGACCGAGTTCAGCGAGGTCTTCCTCGACGGCGTGCTCGTCCCCCACGCACACCTCGTCGGCGCGCCGGCGCAGGGCTGGGAGATCGCGATGACGACGCTCGCCCACGAGCGCGGCACCGGCTTCGCGTTCAAGGAGCAGGTGCTCCAGCGCATCGCGCTCGACGACCTCCGCACCCTCGCCCGCGCCCGCGGCCGCGCCGGCGATCCCGACGTCCGCCAGGACATCGCGGCGCGCTGGATCGACGTCGAGGTCATGCGCCTCCTCAACTGCCGCACGCTCACGCGACTCGAGCGGCACGAAGAGCCGGGGCCGGAGTCGTCGCTGGTGAAGCTCTTCTGGGCAACGCTCACGCAGCGCGTACACGAGCTGGCACTGCGCCTCGAGGGCCCGCACGCGCAGCTCGCGGGCGGCGTCCACGCGCTCGACGACG from bacterium encodes the following:
- the glgP gene encoding alpha-glucan family phosphorylase, which encodes MEFGLSETFPIYAGGLGILAGDFMKSAHDLKLPVVGVGLRWARGYSRQRIGDDGLPVSEFPSYKADFLEDTGVRVRVRVARREVEARVWRTEHFGNAPLLLLEPVHARDAWITHRLYDPKLDSRIAQEILLGIGGVRALRKLGIDVDTHHFNEGHAVFAGVELIAERMRNGASFRDAWTAVREQIVFTTHTPVPAGNEVHGLGELRRLGACCELVDWEMRSIGGDPFNMTVAGLRLSRRANAVSKLHAEVSREMWREVEDASGIIPITNGVHCGTWQEATIRAAAADPAALWKAHTALKQELLDTVAGRTGVRFDPNVLTIGFARRAASYKRSDLLFRDPARIEPLLHGGKLQLVYAGKGHPDDDAGRRIIGTLVRMSQRFPESVVFVPDYEMALGRALTRGADVWLNNPVRPLEACGTSGMKAAMNGVPNLSVLDGWWPEACEHGVNGWAIGDETSGHPDQDQRDAEALYTVLERDVLPAYADRDRWTRIMQASIASTEEAFSSDRMLRDYFAQLYAR
- a CDS encoding PAS domain-containing protein is translated as MDRLELLRDLLDRAQDRLEGMQTDWQRFDAILEALPAAIFVAAPEPPFAVRYISPSVFPLTGWTPAQYVGDPRFWWDRVHPDDGGALGALSARLEAGGTVDLVYRLAHATQGWRWVQGIMRLLRAPDGRAQEFVGVAYYLGREPHVVPGSDGEAAPHAAQLAMIAHEIRNPLHAMAGALDALTGVELPEAARPWVAVLARGLDAALGVASDTLDTAMLDAGRLRIETRRLDVAALLRDVALLCGQAADRAGLTLRTTCDPAACVGLLGDPNRLRQVLVNLVQNALRFTVQGGVTVHAALACEPPSAPTVLELAVVDTGPGFGEAQRARLFEPFAAPPGVPAHGVRGTGLGLAITRRLVAAMGGTIAVDSVPGAGSRVVVRVPALREGLQRA
- a CDS encoding LLM class F420-dependent oxidoreductase, translating into MRLGLVTPIVTRHPTRDAAWTADAGPEDLRAIAVAADHLGYHHLTCSEHVAVPRSAVATRGACYWDPLATFGFLAAVTTRVRFVTHVLVLGYHHPLAIAKRYGTLDRLCGGRLVLGVGVGTLAEEFALLGAPFDDRGPRFVDGLRALRAAFGRREPAYVGPHHRFGEVVVEPCGVQSEVPIWVGGRSARSLRRAVELADGWDPFGLGLDALATLLARARDTAAWQRRVRPLELVLPLEAVLDPVDPAERRQLCDLAERHRALGTTVLNCRFRHRSLAHYLEQLEAVAAELAPS
- a CDS encoding acyl-CoA dehydrogenase family protein, whose amino-acid sequence is MDFAWSAADDAFRATLRTWLAANAPARAERVPHDDASMAEEVLFLRDWQRRLHAAGYVGLLWPRAYGGQDAPPARQAILNEELAAVRAPQLLNRVGINNAGPTLIAYGTEAQKARWLPPILSADEVWCQLFSEPGAGSDLAALRTRAEREGDGWRLTGQKVWTSWAQYSRWGILLARTDASAAKHRGIGYFVLDMTAPGITIRPLRQITGSTEFSEVFLDGVLVPHAHLVGAPAQGWEIAMTTLAHERGTGFAFKEQVLQRIALDDLRTLARARGRAGDPDVRQDIAARWIDVEVMRLLNCRTLTRLERHEEPGPESSLVKLFWATLTQRVHELALRLEGPHAQLAGGVHALDDGRWQQAFLWSRVGAIAGGSSEVQANIIAQRILGLPR